In Nerophis lumbriciformis linkage group LG14, RoL_Nlum_v2.1, whole genome shotgun sequence, a single genomic region encodes these proteins:
- the cpox gene encoding oxygen-dependent coproporphyrinogen-III oxidase, mitochondrial has product MASIAFCCVKSTAQATSRRSFSPNVKWFSRVARPSPCSLPGTRTTGARCMSHGAAAGGSRRRGALALSGAAAVTAAIAGLLANNRHFRQADMATSVPKAAEETGQEGDILTRCREFMSPPVTDVAVLQGRKDDMCTRMEMLIMETQADFCKALQEVDGGTFQVDRWERKEGGGGISCVMQDGEVFEKAGVNVSVVFGHLTEEAARQMRSRGKVLKGKDGKLPFCAMGVSSVIHPKNPHIPTVHFNYRYFEIEEEDGSKQWWFGGGTDLTPIYLDEGDAFHFHNTLKQACDKHHPHYYPDFKKWCDRYFYIRHRGETRGIGGIFFDDLDGPDQEAAFSFVKSCAGTVVPCFLPIVHKHLTQPFSEQEKAWQQVRRGRYVEFNLVYDRGVKFGLATPGSRIESILMSLPLTARWEYMHEPDSGTPEANMLEALRNPKEWV; this is encoded by the exons ATGGCCTCTATAGCATTTTGTTGTGTCAAAAGTACAGCGCAAGCGACGTCGAGACGAAGTTTCAGTCCAAATGTAAAGTGGTTTTCAAGAGTCGCCAGACCGTCGCCATGTTCGCTACCGGGGACCAGGACTACCGGGGCTCGGTGCATGTCCCACGGGGCCGCCGCgggtggaagcaggaggaggggAGCGTTGGCGCTGAGCGGCGCCGCTGCGGTCACCGCGGCCATAGCGGGCTTGTTGGCCAACAACCGGCACTTCCGGCAGGCTGACATGGCCACTTCGGTACCGAAAGCCGCGGAGGAGACGGGCCAAGAGGGGGACATCTTGACCAGGTGCCGGGAATTCATGTCTCCGCCGGTCACCGACGTCGCCGTGTTGCAGGGGAGAAAAGACGACATGTGCACCAGGATGGAGATGCTCATCATGGAGACACAGGCCGACTTCTGCAAAGCCTTGCAAGAAGTGGACGGTGGGACCTTCCAAGTGGACCGGTGGGAAAGGAAAGAAG GTGGAGGTGGGATCAGTTGTGTGATGCAGGATGGAGAAGTCTTTGAGAAGGCTGGAGTCAACGTTTCTGTGGTGTTTGGACACTTGACGGAAGAAGCTGCTCGGCAGATGAGGAGCAGAGGGAAGGTCCTCAAAGGGAAAGATG GCAAGTTGCCATTTTGTGCCATGGGTGTGAGCTCCGTCATCCACCCCAAGAACCCCCACATTCCCACCGTGCATTTCAACTACCGATACTTTGAGATCGAAGAGGAAGACG GGTCCAAACAATGGTGGTTTGGTGGCGGCACAGACCTGACTCCTATTTACCTGGATGAAGGCGACGCCTTCCACTTCCACAACACCCTGAAGCAAGCCTGTGACAAACATCACCCGCACTACTACCCCGACTTCAAGAAATG GTGTGACAGGTACTTCTACATCCGCCACCGAGGAGAGACTCGGGGCATCGGCGGCATCTTCTTCGACGACCTGGACGGCCCCGATCAGGAGGCGGCGTTCAGCTTTGTGAAAAGCTGCGCTGGCACGGTGGTGCCGTGTTTCCTTCCCATCGTGCACAAACACCTCACTCAGCCTTTCAGCGAGCAGGAGAAGGCCTGGCAGCAGGTGCGCAGAGGAAG GTACGTGGAGTTCAACCTGGTCTACGACAGGGGGGTCAAGTTCGGCTTGGCCACGCCCGGATCCAGGATCGAGAGCATCCTCATGTCGCTGCCCCTCACCGCCAG GTGGGAGTACATGCACGAGCCCGACTCTGGCACCCCAGAGGCCAACATGCTGGAGGCGTTGCGAAACCCCAAGGAGTGGGTGTGA